From the genome of Brevundimonas sp. NIBR11:
TAAATGTCGAACCGCTTTGCCGCACAGGTCGAGGGTTCCGCCACCAGCGCCTCCCGGCTCGGCGTCCCCATGGTGGAACAGCCTGCCAGCGTCACGGACGCCAGACCCGCCGCCCAAATCATCGATCGCATCGTCATTCGCCGCCTCCTGAATTCTTCGAAGTCGTCATGGCCGGACCCGGCAGACCAAGGGCGGCCCGTTATCAAACGAGCCGCCCCCGAAAAAACCTTTCGGTTCAGCGTCTTAGTAGCGACGTTGGCCGTTTTCCCAGTAGCACTCGGTCTGGCGGTTGTCGTAGCAGTAGTAGTAGTTTCCGCGGTTATCGCGGTAGCGTTGCTGGTTGTTGCGGTCGGCTTGCGAGCCGCGGACGGCGCCGACGGCGCCGCCGGCGAGGCCGCCGATCAGAGCGCCGGTGGCGGCGTTGCCCGAGCCGACGTTGTTGCCGATGATGGCGCCGGCGACAGCGCCGAGGCCGGCGCCGATGGCGCCTTGGCGGACAGTTTCGTTAGAGCCGTTGTTGTAGCCGTAGGGATCGCTGGCGCAGGCCGTGGCCATGAGGCCGGCGGCCCCGATCGCGATAATCGCCTTCTTCATAGGATGGTCCTTCATTCCTGATGTTCGCCCCGGGAGCGAGAACGCTGGATTACGGCACAGGTTCCGCGCCTATGCTGTGGGCTAACGATGACATATGACTGCAGGGCGGACGCGCGAGGGGCGTGGCTCGCATCACGCCAGTCGCTGGGGAGTTTCGATATGCGTTTTCCTGAACCGGTCCGGAATGCTGACGACCACGCCAGCCCCGTCTGGGCCCGCACCAAGCGCCGGTCGGGCGGCGGAGGCGGCGGCTTCGTCGGCTTCATCGTCACCCTGCTGGCCCTGTTCGGCGTTCTGACGGCGGTCCTCGGGATCAAGGAGCAGTCGCTCGCCGAGGGCGGGGCGATCATGGACGGCTGGATCACCGCCGGCGTCAATCAGGGCAGGACGCTGATCGGCCAGGCTCCGGAAGCCGCCGAGGTCGCCGCCGACAAGGCCGGGAACGCTGCCGAGAAGACGGGCGACGCCCTCGAAGCCGGCGCCGCGACCACAGCGGACGCTCTAAAGGCGCAATAGCGAAGCTTGTCCGGAACGCCCCGGTAAGCGGAGCGTTCGGGCGGCATGACTGAAACC
Proteins encoded in this window:
- a CDS encoding YMGG-like glycine zipper-containing protein; amino-acid sequence: MKKAIIAIGAAGLMATACASDPYGYNNGSNETVRQGAIGAGLGAVAGAIIGNNVGSGNAATGALIGGLAGGAVGAVRGSQADRNNQQRYRDNRGNYYYCYDNRQTECYWENGQRRY